In Marinicauda algicola, one DNA window encodes the following:
- a CDS encoding lipocalin-like domain-containing protein, producing MNAPTLFRRRTLLALVTAAPAAACATARATAPSLVGTWALVAADRRMSDGSVTRDYDAAPQGRLMIDDAGRYALQIFSAERPNFAAGDKAGGTDAEMRAAVIGSSTHFGSLSVDWAAQTLRFAIEDSSFPNWRGQVQTRSFTLRDNVLSWQVPPRPDGTVPISVWRRDTSSTVSRP from the coding sequence GTGAACGCGCCCACCCTGTTCCGCCGCCGCACACTGCTCGCGCTTGTGACGGCCGCGCCCGCCGCCGCATGTGCAACAGCGCGCGCGACCGCGCCGTCGCTCGTCGGAACCTGGGCGCTCGTCGCCGCTGATCGAAGAATGTCGGATGGCTCGGTGACGCGCGATTATGACGCCGCGCCGCAAGGCCGGCTGATGATCGACGACGCGGGGCGCTACGCCCTGCAAATCTTCAGTGCCGAGCGACCGAATTTCGCTGCCGGAGATAAGGCAGGGGGCACAGACGCCGAGATGCGCGCTGCGGTCATAGGATCCAGCACACATTTCGGCTCACTCAGCGTCGACTGGGCGGCACAAACGCTACGCTTCGCGATCGAGGACTCGTCATTCCCGAACTGGCGCGGACAGGTACAGACACGTTCCTTCACCCTACGAGACAATGTGCTGAGCTGGCAGGTTCCACCCCGGCCGGATGGAACCGTGCCGATTTCCGTTTGGCGCCGAGACACCAGTTCGACCGTTTCACGCCCCTGA
- a CDS encoding helix-turn-helix transcriptional regulator — protein sequence MAGVIHDVVDQVATFCRLMGRRREMAVRDRLRRPRLGLAADPQAKALVYKAPMGYGKSVQIAMAAEDAEAAHKAVAYVSVRRLPQQGFSSTNSLAAAILFQIAGDEQLRRAADSGSILPMLRETLLAPPRSTVICLDDFGDDPEMGVFVKDLICETSDLVKFVLVPSNGGGLTDLVLLPNVRTFSAQDLAFNEIEARAAVLPRAQLIDIDSYVSLTGGWPALCGFMRETAVPSRPAWMWPETRNYFLEVLRARLSHDERAFLRNASMLESISAESYDYVFKTSNAAGVIARLESVHALLTPAKGDDSCGQKIHPVLRAFLRDVFSNEEGDRRSYVLKRVAFWHWRRREFAHAISAALEAHDHRWAHSLSKDMVLDLALRQGEIDALHRWFEKVPGAAVRRLPALKLGYAWTQYFCQNAEEAETVLEHEPQGLRKGQAAEDGLGWSELVLAIGKATHDEMALSEELCLQWIAAFGRQNEVGLGAALTCLAFIAASDRNFEKLGRLSQMADATNRSVRQHYASGWLTTAQIQAAILRGDMTNARAILAKGRGSSNASASRSFFADGLLRAMEFQILAESDPNELGEGVAQAALDFALDYGVTDILWGVVGAYSLRLYLKGEVAEAQAVLQKCRALARARGLPRLRVLADLTLADFAVFDGDAGTQFEFDEFDNLPFLPNQTKAIQARVAMLRSMCELRHRRYGLAERYAKISMHRAASIGDAQGEISAQYCLAAAMHAIGANSAKRTLVEADHTARYLSLHTTPRWMTIRLSALDPSLDAFFRREETTLPALGNGERKPKTKTDTNINTSLSMKQIVVLQCLGGGMSNREIAERLCVTEDAVKWHLRQIFKELGASNRTEAVIEAQSRGLI from the coding sequence ATGGCTGGTGTGATCCACGATGTCGTCGATCAAGTGGCGACATTCTGCAGACTTATGGGGCGACGACGGGAAATGGCGGTTCGCGATCGCTTGCGCCGCCCTCGGCTGGGGCTTGCCGCAGATCCTCAGGCGAAGGCACTGGTCTACAAAGCCCCAATGGGTTACGGGAAATCCGTACAGATAGCCATGGCCGCTGAGGACGCGGAGGCTGCCCACAAAGCAGTTGCGTATGTCAGCGTGCGGAGGCTGCCACAGCAGGGCTTTTCTTCAACCAACTCGTTGGCGGCGGCGATTCTGTTTCAGATTGCGGGAGACGAGCAACTGCGGCGCGCGGCAGATTCTGGATCGATTCTTCCGATGTTGCGCGAGACGCTGTTGGCCCCGCCCCGCTCCACGGTCATCTGCCTCGATGATTTCGGGGATGATCCGGAGATGGGGGTTTTCGTCAAGGATCTCATTTGCGAAACGTCGGACCTAGTGAAATTCGTACTTGTCCCCTCTAACGGGGGTGGGTTGACGGATTTGGTTTTGCTGCCAAACGTCCGGACGTTCAGCGCACAAGATCTAGCCTTTAACGAGATAGAGGCGAGGGCGGCTGTACTGCCCCGCGCGCAGCTCATTGATATTGACTCCTATGTGTCCCTCACCGGAGGATGGCCTGCTCTTTGTGGCTTTATGCGCGAGACGGCGGTTCCCTCGCGACCCGCTTGGATGTGGCCCGAAACGCGGAACTATTTCCTTGAGGTTCTCCGCGCTCGGCTTTCTCACGACGAAAGAGCCTTCCTTCGCAATGCGTCAATGCTGGAATCGATCTCCGCCGAGAGCTATGATTATGTTTTCAAAACAAGCAACGCAGCGGGCGTGATCGCCCGACTCGAGTCCGTCCATGCCCTTCTGACGCCGGCTAAGGGCGATGATTCCTGCGGACAGAAAATACATCCGGTGTTGCGCGCCTTTCTGCGGGATGTATTCAGCAATGAGGAGGGCGATCGCCGATCATATGTGCTCAAGCGAGTCGCGTTCTGGCATTGGCGGCGGCGTGAGTTCGCACATGCGATCTCCGCCGCCCTAGAAGCGCACGACCATCGGTGGGCGCATAGCTTGAGCAAGGACATGGTTCTCGACCTTGCGTTAAGGCAAGGCGAGATTGATGCGCTGCACCGGTGGTTTGAGAAGGTCCCGGGTGCGGCAGTGCGGCGGCTGCCGGCTCTCAAGCTCGGCTATGCCTGGACCCAGTATTTTTGTCAGAATGCTGAGGAAGCGGAAACAGTATTGGAGCATGAACCCCAGGGGCTGAGAAAAGGACAGGCCGCAGAAGACGGGCTGGGGTGGAGCGAACTCGTACTTGCCATCGGCAAGGCCACGCACGACGAAATGGCGTTGAGCGAGGAGCTTTGTCTCCAGTGGATAGCGGCGTTTGGCCGCCAGAACGAAGTGGGCCTGGGCGCGGCGTTGACTTGTCTCGCCTTTATTGCGGCGAGCGACCGCAACTTCGAGAAGCTTGGCCGGCTGTCGCAAATGGCGGATGCGACAAACCGTTCGGTGCGACAGCACTATGCATCTGGCTGGCTCACGACAGCGCAAATTCAGGCGGCCATACTTCGAGGTGACATGACGAATGCGAGGGCGATCCTTGCTAAGGGGCGAGGCAGCTCAAACGCTTCCGCTTCACGCTCATTTTTCGCCGACGGACTCTTACGCGCGATGGAGTTTCAAATCCTTGCTGAAAGTGACCCGAACGAGCTTGGCGAGGGGGTGGCGCAGGCTGCGCTGGATTTCGCTCTCGATTACGGCGTCACGGATATTCTTTGGGGTGTCGTCGGCGCTTATAGCCTGAGGCTGTATCTCAAGGGGGAGGTCGCGGAAGCCCAAGCGGTCCTTCAGAAGTGTCGTGCGTTAGCCAGAGCGCGGGGGCTGCCACGCCTTCGCGTTCTAGCGGATTTGACGTTGGCGGACTTTGCCGTGTTCGACGGCGACGCAGGCACACAATTTGAATTCGACGAATTCGACAATCTACCATTCCTGCCGAATCAAACAAAGGCGATCCAAGCGCGGGTGGCGATGCTCCGCTCCATGTGCGAACTTCGTCACCGGCGATACGGGTTAGCCGAACGTTACGCCAAAATCTCGATGCACCGAGCTGCTTCCATCGGGGACGCCCAAGGTGAAATATCGGCTCAGTATTGTTTGGCTGCCGCGATGCATGCCATCGGGGCCAACTCTGCTAAGCGCACGCTCGTTGAAGCTGACCATACTGCTCGTTATTTGAGTCTACATACAACGCCGCGCTGGATGACAATTAGATTGTCTGCCCTCGACCCTTCTCTGGACGCCTTTTTTCGTAGAGAAGAGACAACGCTTCCCGCTCTCGGAAACGGGGAGCGCAAACCAAAGACAAAGACTGACACCAACATCAATACTTCTTTGTCGATGAAACAGATCGTGGTTCTGCAATGTCTTGGCGGAGGGATGTCGAACAGGGAGATCGCTGAGCGGTTGTGCGTCACCGAGGATGCGGTGAAATGGCACCTGAGACAGATATTCAAAGAGTTAGGCGCATCCAATAGGACCGAGGCCGTCATTGAGGCCCAATCACGTGGCCTCATTTGA
- a CDS encoding transcriptional regulator domain-containing protein, producing the protein MLSIDWRSPAAYEHASTIPAAGFAWEYLRRDGDYHRDFEQINRRKTPRASTLTAFSERWGLRFPARPAAPAGSPIAVLDATPAARRRIADTCFVGH; encoded by the coding sequence ATGCTGAGCATCGATTGGCGTTCGCCCGCGGCCTACGAGCATGCAAGCACAATCCCGGCCGCGGGCTTCGCTTGGGAATATCTTCGACGCGATGGGGACTATCATCGCGATTTCGAGCAGATCAATCGCCGGAAGACGCCGCGCGCAAGCACGTTGACGGCGTTTTCGGAGCGATGGGGGTTGCGATTTCCCGCGCGACCCGCAGCTCCCGCCGGATCGCCAATCGCTGTTCTGGATGCCACGCCTGCAGCCAGACGCCGTATTGCTGACACCTGCTTTGTCGGCCACTGA
- a CDS encoding transcriptional regulator yields the protein MVLHPPSRLQIAALLAKVSEMEFAKLRELTKVSDSVLSKHLAALSEAGYVRLRKAADGGRQRTWASLTTTGKRALKRHVGALRTLVADLATGE from the coding sequence ATGGTGCTGCATCCGCCGAGCCGGCTGCAGATCGCCGCGCTGCTCGCCAAGGTGAGTGAGATGGAGTTCGCAAAACTGCGCGAACTGACCAAGGTCAGCGACTCAGTGCTCTCCAAACATCTCGCTGCGCTAAGCGAAGCCGGCTACGTGCGCTTGCGCAAAGCAGCGGACGGTGGGCGGCAGCGTACCTGGGCGTCGCTGACAACAACCGGCAAGCGCGCGCTCAAACGGCACGTTGGCGCTTTGCGCACGCTGGTCGCCGATCTGGCGACAGGAGAATGA
- a CDS encoding CGNR zinc finger domain-containing protein → MLPVTASVPDPEEVRDGFRFRGGHAALDLTATLTGRLKETQRDLLAQPEDVLRWLRAAGFDCAATAPDDRLLAAARQLREAVYTLAMRRLAEQTLPASARTILNNTAGLPAAAPEIAADGRMRLRGDAASLLTLVAREAVSLLGGEMADRIRQCEGDGCAILFLDTSRSGDRRWCSMTACGNRHKVAAFRQRREKP, encoded by the coding sequence ATGCTTCCAGTGACAGCTTCGGTTCCAGACCCAGAGGAGGTTCGCGACGGCTTCCGCTTTCGTGGCGGACATGCTGCTCTCGACCTCACGGCCACGCTGACGGGCCGTCTTAAGGAGACGCAGCGCGATCTTCTCGCACAGCCCGAGGACGTCTTGCGCTGGCTGCGGGCGGCCGGGTTCGACTGCGCGGCGACCGCGCCGGACGATCGCCTTTTGGCTGCCGCGCGACAGCTACGGGAAGCGGTCTATACGCTTGCGATGAGGCGGCTCGCTGAGCAGACGCTGCCTGCAAGCGCCCGCACGATTCTCAACAATACGGCAGGATTGCCCGCGGCGGCGCCTGAGATCGCGGCAGACGGCCGAATGCGATTGCGTGGCGATGCGGCTTCGTTGCTGACCCTTGTGGCGCGCGAGGCGGTCAGCTTGCTGGGCGGTGAGATGGCCGACCGGATTCGTCAGTGCGAGGGCGACGGATGCGCCATCCTGTTTCTCGACACATCTCGCTCCGGCGATCGCCGCTGGTGTTCCATGACGGCTTGCGGGAATCGGCACAAGGTTGCCGCCTTCCGTCAGCGCAGGGAGAAACCGTAG
- a CDS encoding tautomerase family protein — protein sequence MPVVTIQTPAGALSEVQKAALISKVTDVVVEVEGFPALRPSVHVLIEEVPAGGYGVGGHAVDVEKAKAALAKAAAKTEPG from the coding sequence ATGCCTGTCGTGACCATTCAGACGCCTGCCGGCGCCCTCAGCGAAGTCCAGAAGGCCGCCCTAATCAGCAAGGTGACGGATGTCGTCGTCGAAGTGGAGGGCTTTCCCGCGTTGCGCCCCAGCGTGCATGTCCTGATCGAGGAGGTTCCTGCCGGCGGCTACGGCGTCGGCGGCCATGCGGTAGATGTCGAGAAGGCGAAGGCCGCGCTCGCCAAGGCGGCGGCCAAGACGGAGCCGGGCTGA
- a CDS encoding TetR/AcrR family transcriptional regulator translates to MARTTDAREKAIETAERLFRVQGYAATGLTQIIEESGAPKGSFYFHFPGGKRELAADVLAAYRAKTSAGFRMLAQKTAGDPDRFVRALVKAVAEDMKASDWAMGCAAQALAQELAPGDEEMADALASLFDEWMEIIAAAIGPLEDRRVARSRALALVAALEGARTLARTLRSVAPFDAVARHFATVRI, encoded by the coding sequence GTGGCGAGAACAACGGATGCGCGCGAAAAAGCCATCGAGACAGCGGAGCGGCTGTTCCGCGTCCAGGGATACGCCGCCACCGGCCTCACCCAGATCATCGAGGAGAGCGGCGCGCCCAAGGGCTCGTTCTATTTCCACTTTCCGGGCGGCAAGCGCGAACTGGCGGCCGACGTGCTCGCGGCGTATCGTGCAAAGACGTCGGCGGGATTTCGGATGCTGGCGCAGAAGACGGCGGGAGACCCAGATCGATTCGTTCGCGCACTTGTCAAAGCAGTGGCGGAGGACATGAAGGCATCCGATTGGGCGATGGGCTGCGCGGCGCAGGCCCTTGCGCAAGAACTTGCGCCCGGCGATGAGGAGATGGCCGATGCGCTCGCATCTCTCTTCGACGAATGGATGGAGATCATTGCAGCGGCCATCGGCCCCCTAGAAGATCGCCGCGTCGCGCGCTCCCGGGCATTGGCGCTTGTCGCAGCGCTTGAGGGCGCGAGAACCTTGGCGAGGACGCTTCGCTCAGTCGCGCCGTTTGACGCCGTCGCGAGGCATTTCGCGACGGTGAGGATCTAG
- a CDS encoding SDR family oxidoreductase, with protein MSASLEGCSVVVVGGSTGIGWAIAELAVKAGARAFALSRSANAPEGAEGIVADVTDEASMETAFGRIGPIHHLAYTAWSRQGAPPLATLTSGHLQETFDAKLFGALNAIRVALPYLDPTASITLTSGQVSRKYGAGTVLKGTVNAAVDSAGKHLAKELAPRRVNVISPGVTDTSQWGEPNSAKRLETLERASNALPVKRVATPEELASAYLFVMTNPFMTGAVVDVDGGGLL; from the coding sequence ATGAGTGCTTCGCTGGAAGGATGCAGCGTGGTCGTCGTGGGTGGAAGCACCGGCATCGGCTGGGCGATCGCCGAACTCGCGGTGAAGGCAGGCGCGCGCGCCTTCGCGCTCAGTCGCTCGGCGAACGCACCCGAGGGCGCGGAAGGGATTGTCGCTGACGTAACCGATGAGGCATCGATGGAAACGGCTTTCGGCCGTATCGGCCCGATCCATCATCTCGCTTACACGGCCTGGTCTCGCCAAGGCGCACCGCCGCTGGCGACGCTGACGAGCGGACATCTGCAAGAAACCTTTGACGCCAAATTGTTCGGCGCCCTGAACGCCATCCGTGTGGCCCTGCCATATCTCGATCCGACGGCCTCGATCACGCTCACTTCAGGCCAGGTATCGCGCAAATATGGCGCCGGCACCGTTCTTAAGGGGACCGTCAACGCCGCCGTGGACTCGGCGGGAAAGCATCTCGCCAAGGAGTTGGCGCCGCGTCGCGTGAATGTGATCAGCCCCGGCGTGACCGACACATCGCAATGGGGTGAACCAAACTCGGCAAAGCGCCTGGAAACACTGGAGCGTGCTTCCAACGCGCTCCCGGTCAAACGGGTTGCAACGCCGGAGGAACTAGCATCCGCCTATCTGTTCGTGATGACGAACCCATTCATGACGGGCGCGGTCGTCGATGTCGATGGCGGGGGCTTGTTGTGA
- a CDS encoding DUF932 domain-containing protein, with protein sequence MHHQLATRFGRNSHQISGYEPLDNEALYNHVPSIFAREAHDSRSERYVYVPTIDIVEGLRREGWFPFFAVQSVPRDGARHGHAKHMLRLRRDDGIGKPEAAEVIIVNSHDGTSAYQMFAGMLRFVCTNSMIAGERFEEVRVPHKGNIQHDIIEGVYTVADDFPRLIDASEGMKAVRLSDDERRVFAEASLVARYSEDESPLRPEQIIEPRRHEDVGRSLWTTFNVIQENIIRGGLHGRKRNAEGRIRRSQSRPINGIDQNVTLNRALWTLAEGMQRLKAS encoded by the coding sequence ATGCATCATCAGCTCGCCACCCGGTTCGGACGCAACAGCCATCAGATCAGCGGCTATGAGCCGCTGGACAATGAGGCGCTGTATAACCACGTCCCATCCATTTTTGCCCGCGAGGCGCACGACAGCCGTTCGGAGCGCTACGTCTATGTCCCCACGATCGACATCGTGGAGGGGTTGCGCCGGGAAGGATGGTTTCCATTCTTCGCCGTCCAGTCGGTTCCCCGCGATGGCGCTCGCCACGGCCACGCCAAGCATATGTTGCGCCTGCGCCGCGATGACGGCATCGGCAAGCCGGAAGCCGCCGAGGTCATCATCGTGAACTCGCACGATGGCACGTCCGCCTATCAGATGTTCGCCGGAATGCTGCGGTTTGTCTGCACCAACAGCATGATCGCAGGCGAGCGGTTCGAGGAGGTCCGCGTGCCGCACAAGGGCAATATCCAGCATGACATCATTGAAGGCGTCTACACGGTCGCGGACGATTTCCCGCGCTTGATCGACGCCAGCGAGGGTATGAAGGCGGTGCGGCTATCCGACGACGAGCGGAGAGTCTTCGCGGAGGCGAGCCTTGTCGCCCGCTATAGTGAGGACGAAAGCCCGTTGCGGCCCGAGCAGATCATCGAACCGCGACGCCACGAGGATGTCGGCCGCAGCCTGTGGACCACATTCAACGTCATTCAGGAGAACATCATTCGCGGTGGCCTGCATGGCCGCAAGCGCAACGCCGAAGGCCGTATCCGCCGCAGCCAGTCCCGGCCCATCAACGGCATCGACCAGAACGTGACCCTCAACCGCGCGCTGTGGACGCTGGCGGAAGGAATGCAGCGACTGAAAGCATCTTAA
- a CDS encoding DUF736 domain-containing protein yields MATIGTFTKTEDGFTGSVKTLTLNVKTVKFVPAEGDSERGPDFRIFAGATEFGAAWKKTARETQREYLSVKLDDPSFAAPIYASLVAAEDGESHNLIWSRRNGD; encoded by the coding sequence ATGGCGACCATCGGCACCTTCACCAAGACCGAAGACGGCTTCACCGGCTCGGTCAAGACTCTCACCCTCAACGTCAAGACCGTGAAGTTCGTCCCGGCCGAGGGCGACAGCGAGCGCGGCCCCGACTTCCGCATCTTCGCCGGCGCCACCGAGTTCGGCGCAGCCTGGAAGAAGACCGCCCGCGAGACGCAGCGCGAATACCTCTCCGTCAAGCTGGACGATCCGAGCTTCGCCGCTCCGATCTACGCGAGCCTGGTCGCAGCCGAGGACGGCGAGAGCCACAACCTCATCTGGTCCCGCCGTAACGGCGACTGA
- a CDS encoding RidA family protein, translating to MKQRKLVTSGSPLEPEIGFSRAVRVGSFLAVAGTAPIGADGRTAHSGDVYAQTKLCLDIASRAIEEAGSSLAQVVRARIMLTDIERWHEAARAHGEVFGTIRPACTFVQVSRFIDPDWLVEIEADCVMLDQ from the coding sequence ATGAAACAGCGAAAACTGGTTACTTCGGGATCGCCGCTTGAGCCTGAAATTGGATTCAGCCGCGCGGTGAGGGTTGGTTCCTTTCTCGCGGTGGCAGGGACTGCTCCGATCGGCGCGGATGGTCGTACCGCCCACAGCGGCGATGTTTATGCGCAAACCAAGCTGTGTTTGGACATCGCAAGCCGCGCCATTGAGGAGGCTGGCAGCTCTCTGGCCCAAGTAGTTCGCGCTCGCATCATGTTGACCGACATCGAGCGGTGGCATGAGGCAGCGCGTGCGCACGGCGAGGTGTTTGGGACAATACGACCCGCCTGCACCTTCGTACAAGTCTCGCGCTTCATTGACCCCGACTGGTTGGTTGAAATCGAAGCGGACTGCGTCATGCTCGATCAATAA
- a CDS encoding zinc-dependent alcohol dehydrogenase, whose protein sequence is MRQLWFLGADALEWRDAPEPRILHPEDAIVRPIAATTCDLDVRMIRGPSPFDRPCALGHEAIAEIVEAGPGARFHIGQIVVVSWHISCGYCHRCGRGKPNTCAHYPRGAAFGSPVSDTFGCLFADLVRVPHANASLVPVPPGADFVHWASLSDNIPFGYEMTVPHLQITPGADVLIMGGCGSVALYAVGFARAAGAGRIDYIDTDRPRLEIAQKLGANSIEQAPPRRAGSYAITVDASMDADALRCAIRSTEPEGQCSSVGCHFGDVEMPMMDMYIRGIHFYTGRGQGRPNIEKAMAYLDAKRLDASLVTSMVAPFDDAPDVLASAPMKAVLIREPIHSSYR, encoded by the coding sequence ATGCGCCAGCTTTGGTTTCTAGGAGCCGACGCTCTCGAATGGCGGGACGCGCCGGAGCCGCGCATCCTTCACCCCGAGGACGCCATCGTCCGTCCGATCGCGGCGACGACCTGCGACCTCGACGTGCGTATGATCCGCGGACCCTCGCCCTTCGACCGGCCCTGCGCCTTGGGTCACGAGGCGATCGCCGAGATTGTAGAGGCGGGACCGGGCGCCCGCTTCCACATCGGGCAGATCGTCGTGGTGAGTTGGCACATCTCCTGCGGCTATTGTCACCGATGCGGACGCGGCAAGCCGAACACCTGCGCGCATTACCCGAGGGGCGCAGCGTTCGGCTCTCCCGTGAGCGACACTTTCGGCTGTCTGTTCGCCGATCTCGTTCGTGTGCCGCATGCGAACGCCAGCCTCGTGCCGGTGCCGCCGGGCGCTGATTTCGTCCACTGGGCGTCGCTTTCTGACAACATTCCCTTCGGCTACGAAATGACCGTACCGCACCTCCAGATCACGCCCGGCGCCGACGTGCTCATCATGGGTGGCTGCGGATCGGTCGCTCTCTACGCCGTCGGATTCGCGCGGGCAGCCGGCGCCGGTCGGATCGACTATATCGACACCGACCGGCCACGGTTGGAGATCGCACAAAAGCTCGGCGCCAACTCGATCGAGCAGGCGCCGCCGCGACGCGCGGGCAGCTACGCAATCACCGTCGATGCGAGCATGGACGCCGACGCTTTGCGCTGCGCCATCCGTTCAACCGAACCGGAAGGCCAGTGCTCTTCCGTCGGATGCCATTTCGGCGATGTCGAGATGCCGATGATGGACATGTATATCCGCGGCATTCATTTCTATACCGGCCGCGGCCAGGGCCGACCCAATATCGAGAAGGCGATGGCGTATCTGGACGCCAAGCGCCTCGATGCGTCCCTGGTAACGAGCATGGTTGCACCCTTCGACGATGCGCCGGACGTGCTCGCAAGCGCGCCAATGAAGGCTGTCTTGATCCGCGAGCCGATCCATTCTTCGTATCGCTGA
- a CDS encoding ParB/RepB/Spo0J family partition protein codes for MTTKANTAPVIENGATVFIPLNKLKKHPKNARKTPHSEASIEAKAASIAAKGILQNLVVEPELDGEGGPTGFYLVSIGEGRRLAQLLRAKRKEIKKTEPIRCVIDTENDPAEISLDENVTREDLHPADQFERFRELAEDRGWGAEEIAARFGVTAHVVKQRLRLGAVSPKLMQVYRDGGLTLDQLMAFAITEDHARQEQVYENLSYNKEPRIIRHDLMKSNVAATDRRAIFVGAEAYAEAGGVIVRDLFTEDRGGFYEDAALLDRLVIDKLERIAAEVQAEGWKWVSVHIDYPHAHGLRRAYPQSVELSEEDAAAYDAAQAEYDRLSSECESAEELPDDVDQRFGELEAEIERIDALRHAYDADEIGRGGAFVVLNHDGTARIERGFIRAEDEKPEPEDAATEIDGVRVNDDGEIVEDGESGDHAFVQNAEDEEAEEDGKPLSDLLIRDLTAHRTLGLRLALGEQPDMALIAVTHALAAQTFYRGVEATCLEIRPASAHLGGHADGIEDTAAGKALADRHAGWAADMPRDVADLWAFIAGLDQASMMALFAHCASLTVSAVKQPWERKPRAHETADRLATALGLEMTAHWIPDARTYLGRVTKAHILAAVREAVSDEAADRIAAMKKQPMAEAAEQLLAGTGWLPPLMRTPEPAWLTDIRSAEAEDADRLSVAAE; via the coding sequence ATGACCACGAAAGCAAACACCGCTCCCGTCATCGAGAATGGCGCGACGGTTTTCATCCCGCTCAACAAGCTCAAGAAGCATCCGAAGAACGCTCGGAAGACGCCGCATAGCGAGGCGTCTATCGAGGCGAAAGCAGCGAGCATCGCCGCCAAGGGCATCCTGCAAAACCTCGTGGTGGAGCCGGAGCTTGATGGCGAAGGCGGGCCGACCGGCTTCTATCTCGTCAGTATCGGGGAAGGCCGCAGGCTGGCGCAGCTTCTCCGCGCGAAGCGGAAGGAGATCAAGAAGACCGAACCGATCCGCTGTGTCATCGACACGGAGAACGACCCCGCCGAGATCAGCCTTGACGAGAACGTCACCCGCGAGGACTTGCACCCCGCCGACCAGTTCGAGCGCTTCCGCGAGCTTGCGGAAGATCGCGGATGGGGAGCCGAGGAAATCGCGGCCCGCTTCGGCGTCACCGCGCATGTGGTGAAGCAGCGGCTTCGTCTCGGCGCTGTCAGCCCGAAGCTGATGCAGGTCTATCGCGACGGCGGCTTAACCCTCGACCAGTTGATGGCCTTCGCCATCACCGAAGATCACGCCCGGCAGGAGCAGGTCTATGAAAACCTCTCCTATAACAAAGAGCCGCGCATCATCCGCCACGATCTCATGAAGTCCAATGTGGCGGCGACGGATCGGCGCGCGATTTTCGTCGGCGCGGAAGCTTATGCGGAAGCTGGCGGCGTCATCGTCCGTGACCTGTTCACGGAGGATCGCGGCGGCTTCTATGAAGACGCCGCGCTGCTGGACCGGCTTGTCATCGACAAGCTGGAACGGATCGCCGCCGAGGTTCAGGCCGAGGGCTGGAAATGGGTTTCCGTCCATATCGACTATCCCCACGCGCACGGCCTGCGCCGCGCCTATCCGCAGTCGGTGGAGCTTTCCGAGGAAGACGCCGCTGCCTACGACGCCGCACAGGCGGAATATGACCGCCTGTCGTCGGAGTGTGAGAGCGCGGAGGAACTGCCCGACGATGTGGATCAGCGGTTCGGTGAGCTTGAAGCCGAAATCGAGCGCATCGACGCGCTGCGTCACGCCTACGATGCCGACGAGATCGGGCGCGGCGGAGCTTTCGTGGTCTTGAACCATGACGGGACCGCCCGCATCGAGCGCGGTTTCATCCGGGCGGAGGACGAAAAGCCGGAGCCGGAAGACGCCGCAACCGAAATCGACGGCGTTCGCGTCAACGACGACGGCGAGATTGTCGAGGATGGTGAGAGCGGCGACCATGCTTTCGTTCAGAACGCCGAGGACGAGGAAGCGGAGGAAGACGGCAAGCCGCTGTCAGACCTTCTCATTCGCGATCTGACCGCTCACCGGACGCTTGGCCTTCGCCTTGCGCTTGGCGAGCAACCGGACATGGCGTTGATCGCCGTCACCCATGCGCTGGCCGCGCAGACCTTCTATCGCGGCGTTGAAGCGACATGCCTCGAAATCCGACCCGCCAGCGCGCATCTTGGCGGGCATGCGGACGGCATCGAGGACACGGCGGCGGGCAAGGCGCTGGCGGATCGTCACGCCGGATGGGCGGCGGACATGCCGCGCGATGTGGCGGACCTGTGGGCCTTCATCGCCGGGCTGGATCAGGCGAGCATGATGGCACTGTTCGCGCATTGCGCCTCGCTGACCGTCAGTGCGGTAAAGCAGCCTTGGGAGCGCAAGCCCCGCGCGCATGAGACGGCGGACAGGCTGGCCACGGCGCTTGGCCTCGAAATGACGGCGCATTGGATACCGGACGCGCGGACCTATCTTGGCCGCGTGACCAAAGCGCACATTCTCGCCGCCGTGAGGGAAGCCGTCAGCGACGAGGCGGCGGATCGGATCGCAGCCATGAAGAAGCAGCCGATGGCGGAAGCCGCCGAGCAGCTTCTAGCCGGGACCGGATGGCTCCCGCCGCTCATGCGGACGCCCGAACCCGCATGGCTGACCGACATTCGCTCGGCTGAGGCGGAGGACGCCGACCGGCTCTCGGTCGCGGCGGAGTGA